The stretch of DNA GAAAAAATAGCCAAAAAGTATTTTGGATCAGAAAATCCAATTGGCAAAACAGTTCAGTTTAATGACACATTGAGCTTACAAGTTACAGCTGTTGTAAAAGATGCAGCTAAGACGTCTTCACTAAAATTTGATTTTATAGCTCCGGTAATAATTTATGAACGTTCAAATACATGGTTAAAACATTGGAGCAATAATGGCATCCGTACTTTTGTAGTTTTAAAGGAGAACGCGTCTGTAGATAAGGTTCAGGTGAAGATCAAAAACTTCTTGAGAACCAAACAGAAAGACATTACCACTGATCTTTTTTTACAGAGTTTCGGAGATTCATACTTGCATGGCCGCTTTGAAAACGGAGTATCAACCGGTGGAAGAATCGAGTATGTACGCTTGTTCTCAGTGGTAGCTGTATTTATTTTATTGATCGCTTGCATAAACTTCATGAATTTGGCAACTGCGCGTTCTGCCAGAAGAGCAAAAGAAGTAGGGATTCGTAAGGTTGTTGGAGCCCCACGTCAGTTTTTGATCGGGCAGTTTATGGGCGAAGCTATCATGATCTCTCTCGTTTCTATTCTGTTGTCTCTTGGTGTCGTTCAATTGCTGTTGCCGGTTTTTAATTCTGTAACAGGAAAAGAGATCGTAATTGAATATACTAATCTTTTATTCTGGGTGTATTTAGTTGGTTTAGCTATTCTAACGGGAGTTTTATCCGGAAGCTATCCTGCATTATTTCTTTCATCATTAAAACCTGTTGTGGTTTTAAAAGGGGTGCTGAAATTCGATTCAAAATCAATCATCTTCCGGAAAGGCCTGGTCGTATTTCAGTTCTGCCTGTCTATTCTTTTAATTGTAGGAACTATAGTTGTTTATCGTCAGGTCAATTTCATCAAAAGCAAAAACCTCGGGTTTAATAAAGAAAATCTAATTCTGTTAACTCTCGATGGTGATCTTAGGAAAAATTACGAAGTTTTTAAGCAGGATATATTACAAACATCATCAATAAAAGCAGTTACCCAAAGCACTACTAATCCAATTGAAATTGGAAATAACACTGAAGATGTAACATGGCCTGGTAAACAAAGTGATGAGAAAATATTGTTCACCAATCTTTTTATAGGCCATGATTTTGTTAAAACAATGGGTGTAACAATTAAAGAAGGGCGGGATTTTTCTTCCGCTCGAGTTTCCGATACTGCAGGTTTTATTATTAATGAAGAGACCGTTCGCCGCATGAAACTTACAAAAAATGCAGTGGGCACTGTCATAACCATGTGGGATATAAAAGGGCCAATTATAGGTGTTGTAAAAGACTTTCACATTAATTCATTGCATTCAGCTATTGAACCGTTGATTATGGTTTTACGCCCT from Solitalea canadensis DSM 3403 encodes:
- a CDS encoding ABC transporter permease; its protein translation is MLSNYIKIALRNMWRNKGFTIISVLGLALGMACCLFILFWVQDEILHDRQYDNSDRLYRVMENQHYSGNQIFTVQATPGLLAEALNKEVPEIENAVNVTWGGDYELIRVNDKTDKERGLYAGANFFKVFSIKLISGSAETALTSPTSIVISEKIAKKYFGSENPIGKTVQFNDTLSLQVTAVVKDAAKTSSLKFDFIAPVIIYERSNTWLKHWSNNGIRTFVVLKENASVDKVQVKIKNFLRTKQKDITTDLFLQSFGDSYLHGRFENGVSTGGRIEYVRLFSVVAVFILLIACINFMNLATARSARRAKEVGIRKVVGAPRQFLIGQFMGEAIMISLVSILLSLGVVQLLLPVFNSVTGKEIVIEYTNLLFWVYLVGLAILTGVLSGSYPALFLSSLKPVVVLKGVLKFDSKSIIFRKGLVVFQFCLSILLIVGTIVVYRQVNFIKSKNLGFNKENLILLTLDGDLRKNYEVFKQDILQTSSIKAVTQSTTNPIEIGNNTEDVTWPGKQSDEKILFTNLFIGHDFVKTMGVTIKEGRDFSSARVSDTAGFIINEETVRRMKLTKNAVGTVITMWDIKGPIIGVVKDFHINSLHSAIEPLIMVLRPEWGKVALVRTEAGKTQEAIAALSTAFKKYNPKYPFKYEFEDENYRQLYKNEMMVGQLANYFAVLGIFISCLGLFGLAMFIAEQRTKEIGVRKVLGASVTNIVGMLSKDFLKLVMIAAIIAFPLAWFAMNKWLQNFAYRVELSWWIFLIAGFTAMLIALITVSFQAIKAAVANPVKSLRNQ